In a genomic window of Punica granatum isolate Tunisia-2019 chromosome 6, ASM765513v2, whole genome shotgun sequence:
- the LOC116210399 gene encoding probable mediator of RNA polymerase II transcription subunit 26c, with the protein MDLDDFRAVLESSGVDVWTFLEAAITVASSDHLNELKQRRDGIIEKLYAASFADKCRNCDFNICGVSRSNGLGVGKLDAEEEERDKNGRGVKRQSATPPSPHSGNRDDDELDPFGGLFDDEQRKILEIKGHLEDPDQSEDSIVELLQSLADMDITFQALQETDIGRHVNRFRKHSSNDVRRLVKHLVRKWKQIVDEWVNVNQPGEIASSTLLGADGDSPQQKIPQNGYHKVPDFAPSPNPHTASSGSERNISEPEPKAKHVIRRETPPMRPNHPMSAPPAQNRQREQHQQKESNVESDRLASARKRLHDSYREAENAKKQRTIQVMDIHEIPKPKNTFFTKNKAGGSQGRHW; encoded by the exons ATGGATTTAGACGACTTTAGGGCGGTCTTGGAGAGTTCAGGGGTGGATGTCTGGACTTTTCTTGAGGCAGCAATCACTGTGGCTTCTTCAGATCACCTCAATGAGCTGAAGCAGAGGAGGGATGGGATTATAGAGAAACTCTATGCGGCCAGTTTTGCTGATAAGTGTAGGAATTGTGACTTCAATATCTGTGGGGTTAGTAGGAGTAACGGGCTGGGGGTTGGGAAACTTGAcgcagaggaagaagagagggaTAAGAATGGCCGTGGAGTTAAGAGGCAATCGGCTACACCTCCTAGTCCTCACTCGGGCAATAGGGATGATGACGAGCTTGATCCTTTCGGGGGCTTGTTCGATGATGAGCAGAGGAAAATTCTTGAGATTAAGGGTCACCTTGAAGATCCTGATCAG TCTGAGGATTCGATTGTCGAGTTGCTTCAAAGTTTAGCAGACATGGACATTACATTCCAAGCTCTGCAG GAAACTGATATCGGGAGGCATGTGAATCGTTTCAGGAAGCACTCTTCTAATGATGTCCGGAGGCTCGTGAAGCATCTTGTTAG GAAATGGAAGCAAATCGTGGATGAATGGGTAAATGTGAATCAACCTGGTGAAATTGCTTCCTCCACACTCCTGGGTG CTGATGGAGACTCACCACAGCAGAAAATTCCCCAGAACGGTTACCACAAG GTTCCCGATTTCGCACCCTCTCCTAATCCACACA CTGCAAGTTCTGGGTCAGAGAGGAACATCTCGGAGCCTGAACCGAAAGCTAAACATGTAATCCGACGTGAAACTCCGCCCATGAGGCCAAATCATCCAATGTCGGCACCTCCTGCTCAAAAT AGACAAAGAGAACAACACCAGCAGAAGGAAAGCAACGTTGAGTCTGATAGGTTGGCTTCGGCGAGGAAGAGGCTTCATGATAGCTACAGAGAAGCTGAAAATG CCAAAAAGCAAAGAACGATCCAGGTGATGGACATTCACGAGATACCAAAACCGAAGAACACCTTCTTCACGAAGAACAAAGCCGGGGGCTCTCAGGGAAGGCATTGGTGA